Proteins from a genomic interval of Pseudomonas anuradhapurensis:
- a CDS encoding monovalent cation/H+ antiporter subunit D yields the protein MSGMSQLIIAPILLPLVTAAVMLLLGEKHRQLKARLNLLSTFTGLAIAVSLLLWVRIQGQAESIGVYLPGNWPAPFGIVLVVDHLSALMLTLTGTIGFSALLFARARWDGAGASFHALFQIQLMGLYGAFLTADLFNLFVFFEVLLAASYGLLLHGSGRARVRAGLHYIAINLFASSLFLVGAAMLYGVTGTLNMADLAVKIPLVPEADRGLLHAGAAILAIAFLAKAGIWPLNFWLVPAYASASAPVAALFAIMTKVGLYAVLRLWTLLFSGQAGASAHFGGDWLVSGGLVTLAVAAVSILAAQRLERMAALSILVSAGTLLAAIGFAQSALTGAALFYLVNSTLALCALFLLAELVERSRSANEAPLDEEEDAMPPPLESLHPPKGINLDDEQQVVIGQIIPWTMAFLGLSFIACALLIIGMPPLSGFIGKLNLISALFNPLGLGVPPEQPLGMSGWGLVSLLILSGMASLIAFGRVGIQRFWKPEERPSPLLRRYECLPIVILLGLCMVLSLRAEPLLRYTQDTAASLQAPELYIQAVMAARPVPGPTSLDVQVQP from the coding sequence ATGAGCGGCATGAGTCAACTGATCATCGCGCCCATCCTGCTGCCGTTGGTAACGGCGGCGGTAATGTTGCTGCTGGGCGAGAAACACCGGCAGCTGAAGGCCCGGTTGAACCTGCTGTCGACCTTCACTGGCCTGGCCATCGCGGTCAGCCTGCTGTTGTGGGTACGCATCCAGGGCCAGGCGGAATCGATCGGCGTCTATCTGCCAGGCAACTGGCCGGCACCGTTCGGCATCGTGCTGGTGGTCGACCACCTGTCGGCGCTGATGCTGACCCTCACCGGCACCATCGGTTTCAGTGCCCTGCTGTTTGCCCGAGCCCGCTGGGATGGCGCCGGGGCCAGTTTCCATGCGCTGTTCCAGATCCAGTTGATGGGCCTGTACGGCGCCTTCCTCACCGCCGACCTGTTCAACCTGTTCGTATTCTTCGAGGTGCTGCTGGCAGCCTCCTATGGCCTGCTGCTGCACGGCTCGGGGCGTGCCCGGGTGCGTGCCGGCCTGCACTACATCGCCATCAACCTCTTTGCCTCGTCACTGTTTCTGGTCGGCGCGGCGATGCTGTATGGCGTGACTGGCACCCTGAACATGGCAGACCTGGCCGTGAAGATCCCGCTGGTGCCGGAGGCCGACCGTGGCTTGCTGCATGCCGGTGCGGCCATCCTGGCCATCGCCTTCCTGGCCAAGGCCGGCATCTGGCCATTGAACTTCTGGCTGGTGCCGGCCTATGCCTCGGCCAGCGCGCCGGTGGCGGCGCTGTTCGCGATCATGACCAAGGTTGGTCTGTATGCCGTGCTGCGCCTGTGGACCCTGCTGTTCTCGGGGCAGGCCGGGGCTTCGGCGCACTTCGGTGGCGACTGGCTGGTATCAGGTGGCCTGGTCACCCTGGCAGTGGCGGCGGTGTCGATCCTGGCGGCGCAACGCCTGGAGCGGATGGCTGCCCTCAGTATTTTGGTCTCGGCCGGTACCCTGCTCGCCGCCATCGGCTTCGCCCAGTCGGCGCTGACCGGTGCAGCGTTGTTCTATCTGGTCAACTCGACCCTGGCGCTGTGCGCGCTGTTCCTTCTCGCCGAGCTGGTCGAACGCTCGCGCTCGGCCAATGAAGCACCGCTGGACGAAGAGGAAGACGCCATGCCACCGCCGCTGGAGTCACTGCACCCGCCCAAGGGCATCAACCTCGATGATGAGCAACAGGTGGTGATCGGCCAGATCATCCCCTGGACCATGGCGTTTCTCGGCCTCAGCTTCATCGCCTGTGCCCTGCTGATCATCGGCATGCCACCGTTGTCGGGCTTTATCGGCAAGCTCAACCTGATCAGCGCGCTGTTCAACCCGCTGGGGCTGGGCGTGCCCCCTGAACAACCACTGGGTATGTCCGGCTGGGGCCTGGTGAGCTTGCTGATCCTGTCAGGCATGGCCTCGCTGATTGCCTTTGGCCGCGTCGGCATCCAGCGTTTCTGGAAGCCCGAAGAGCGTCCGTCACCGCTACTGCGCCGCTATGAATGCCTGCCCATCGTCATCCTGCTCGGCCTGTGCATGGTTCTCAGCCTCAGGGCCGAGCCGTTGCTGCGCTATACCCAGGACACCGCCGCCAGCCTGCAGGCTCCCGAGCTTTACATACAAGCCGTCATGGCCGCGCGACCCGTCCCCGGCCCGACCTCGCTCGACGTACAGGTGCAGCCATGA
- a CDS encoding helix-turn-helix domain-containing protein, producing MHKESSHRASVLQHVSLNVRSLRNAAGMSQTALAERSGVSRRMLVAIEAGEKNVSLTTLDLIAEALGVAFSTLIQAPDQRDPGRIEELAWAGEHPQSRAVLLGSSPARREVELWEWTLAPGECYRSEADAEGWSEQIYVAEGQLTLIIEGLEHCLQQGQFHVFASNCRYAYRNDGAVAVRFVRNVVI from the coding sequence GTGCACAAAGAATCTTCGCACCGGGCGTCGGTGCTACAACATGTCAGCCTCAATGTACGCAGCCTGCGCAACGCCGCAGGCATGAGCCAGACGGCGCTCGCCGAGCGTTCCGGGGTCAGCCGGCGCATGCTGGTGGCGATCGAGGCGGGCGAAAAGAATGTCAGCCTGACGACCCTCGACCTGATTGCCGAAGCCCTCGGCGTGGCCTTCAGCACCCTGATCCAGGCTCCGGACCAGCGTGACCCGGGCCGTATCGAAGAGCTGGCCTGGGCGGGTGAGCATCCACAGAGCAGGGCGGTGCTGCTGGGCAGCAGCCCGGCAAGGCGCGAGGTGGAGCTGTGGGAGTGGACCCTGGCGCCCGGCGAGTGCTATCGCAGCGAAGCCGATGCCGAAGGCTGGAGCGAGCAGATCTATGTCGCCGAAGGGCAACTGACACTGATCATCGAAGGCCTCGAGCACTGCCTGCAGCAGGGCCAGTTCCATGTGTTCGCCAGCAATTGTCGCTATGCCTACCGCAATGACGGGGCCGTGGCGGTGCGCTTTGTGCGCAATGTGGTGATCTGA
- a CDS encoding GlxA family transcriptional regulator, with product MRAKTDNATSLDIGLLLYQGAQRAAVHGLADLFLVANRVAAELGAVELPRLRVSFWQVDDLGQLQPAPESPGAALPDLRVLIIPPSLESAPQAELLERHRAPLRELHGRGTVLASVCIGVFFIAASGLLDGRPACTHWNYVQALAQRFPRIRVGAQQPLLDDGDLITSAGLMAWTDLGLRLLERFMGATLAGETARYLAVQPVSAPLPGAVFRPRLEHGDEAVLKVQHWLQGNGGQDVDLAGMAACAGLEARTFLRRFRAATGLRPTEYCQQVRVGRACRLLEFTRRTVDQIAWGVGYQDPGAFRKVFQRITGLTPSDYRRRFAVSGQGECGVSAAEKRLTLT from the coding sequence ATGCGGGCAAAAACTGACAATGCCACCAGCCTGGATATCGGCCTGCTGCTGTACCAGGGCGCGCAGCGTGCTGCTGTGCATGGCCTGGCCGACCTGTTTCTGGTGGCCAACCGGGTAGCCGCCGAGCTGGGGGCCGTCGAGTTGCCGCGGCTACGTGTCAGCTTCTGGCAAGTCGACGACCTGGGGCAACTGCAGCCTGCGCCCGAGAGCCCAGGCGCCGCCTTGCCTGATCTGCGCGTGCTGATCATACCGCCGAGCCTGGAGTCGGCACCGCAAGCCGAGTTGCTGGAGCGCCACCGTGCGCCGCTGCGCGAGCTGCACGGGCGCGGCACGGTGCTGGCCTCGGTGTGCATCGGTGTGTTCTTCATCGCTGCCAGCGGCCTGCTCGACGGGCGCCCGGCCTGTACCCACTGGAACTACGTGCAAGCGCTGGCCCAGCGGTTTCCCAGGATACGGGTCGGGGCCCAGCAGCCCTTGCTCGATGATGGCGACCTGATCACCTCGGCCGGCTTGATGGCCTGGACCGACCTGGGCCTGCGTTTGCTGGAGCGCTTCATGGGCGCGACCCTGGCAGGCGAAACCGCCCGCTACCTGGCAGTGCAACCGGTGTCGGCGCCGCTGCCTGGTGCCGTGTTCCGCCCGCGTCTGGAGCATGGCGACGAGGCGGTGCTGAAAGTCCAGCACTGGTTGCAGGGCAATGGCGGGCAGGATGTCGACCTGGCCGGCATGGCTGCATGCGCGGGGCTGGAAGCCCGCACTTTCCTGCGCCGTTTTCGTGCTGCAACGGGGCTGCGGCCGACCGAATACTGCCAGCAAGTGAGGGTAGGGCGGGCGTGCCGCTTGCTGGAGTTCACCCGGCGCACCGTCGATCAGATCGCCTGGGGTGTCGGCTACCAGGACCCGGGCGCGTTTCGCAAGGTGTTTCAGCGCATAACCGGCCTGACCCCGAGCGATTATCGCCGGCGCTTTGCCGTCTCCGGCCAGGGCGAGTGCGGCGTATCCGCAGCGGAAAAACGCTTGACCTTGACTTAA
- a CDS encoding cysteine hydrolase family protein: MSKQALIIIDIQNDYFPGGRWTLDGAEQAADNAARLLAAARQRGDLVVHVRHEFESADAPFFAPGSQGAAIHAKVRPAAGEPVVLKHKVNAFLGTDLEHTLDQHGVEALTIVGSMSHMCIDAATRAAADLGYAVTVAHDACATLPLEFDGKQVPAADVHGAAMAALAFAYAKVVKTDELIGN, encoded by the coding sequence ATGAGCAAGCAGGCGCTGATCATCATCGACATCCAGAACGACTACTTCCCCGGCGGCAGATGGACCCTCGATGGCGCTGAGCAGGCAGCCGACAATGCCGCACGCCTGCTGGCGGCGGCACGCCAACGGGGCGACCTGGTGGTGCATGTGCGGCATGAGTTCGAGAGTGCCGATGCGCCGTTCTTCGCGCCAGGCTCGCAAGGGGCGGCCATCCACGCCAAGGTCCGGCCCGCAGCGGGCGAGCCGGTGGTGCTCAAGCACAAGGTCAATGCCTTCCTCGGCACCGACCTGGAGCATACGCTGGACCAGCACGGTGTCGAAGCCTTGACCATCGTCGGCAGCATGAGCCACATGTGCATCGACGCTGCCACCCGCGCCGCGGCCGACCTGGGCTACGCCGTGACCGTGGCGCACGATGCCTGTGCAACCTTGCCCCTGGAGTTCGATGGCAAGCAGGTGCCGGCGGCGGACGTGCATGGGGCGGCAATGGCGGCGCTGGCGTTTGCCTATGCCAAGGTAGTCAAGACCGATGAACTGATAGGAAACTGA
- a CDS encoding Na+/H+ antiporter subunit E has protein sequence MKRLFPAPLLSVSLFALWLLLNLSLSPGNLLLGAALGVLAPLLMAPLRPQHAHVRRPLVIARLIGRVGIDVIISNLLVARGVLRAGKQPPRSAFVHIPLSLRDAHGLAALSMITTVVPGTVWSELALDRSVLLLHVFDLDDEAAFIQHFKDTYERPLMEIFQ, from the coding sequence ATGAAGCGACTGTTCCCCGCCCCGCTGTTATCGGTGTCGCTGTTCGCGCTGTGGCTGCTGCTGAACCTTTCGCTCAGCCCCGGCAACCTGCTGCTGGGTGCTGCACTCGGCGTGCTGGCGCCGCTGCTGATGGCACCGCTGCGCCCCCAGCATGCCCATGTGCGGCGGCCACTGGTCATCGCCCGGCTGATCGGCCGGGTCGGCATTGATGTGATCATCTCCAACCTGCTGGTGGCCCGTGGCGTGCTGCGTGCCGGCAAGCAGCCGCCACGCTCGGCGTTCGTGCACATCCCGCTGAGCCTGCGCGATGCGCATGGCCTGGCGGCGCTGTCGATGATTACCACGGTAGTGCCAGGCACGGTCTGGTCCGAGCTGGCGCTGGACCGCAGCGTCTTGCTGCTGCATGTGTTCGACCTGGACGATGAGGCGGCCTTCATCCAGCACTTCAAGGACACCTACGAACGCCCGCTGATGGAGATCTTCCAATGA
- a CDS encoding K+/H+ antiporter subunit F: MTGLLANAVLASLFIFALAMALALIRLFRGPSAQDRVLALDYLYILAMLSMLVLGIRYASDTYFEGALLIALFGFVGSFALAKFLLRGEVIE, encoded by the coding sequence ATGACAGGTCTGCTTGCCAATGCTGTCCTCGCCAGCCTGTTCATCTTCGCCCTGGCCATGGCCCTGGCACTGATCCGGCTGTTCCGCGGCCCGTCCGCCCAGGACCGGGTGCTGGCGCTGGACTACCTGTACATCCTGGCCATGCTGAGCATGCTGGTGCTGGGCATCCGTTATGCCAGTGACACCTACTTCGAAGGTGCACTGCTGATTGCGCTGTTCGGCTTCGTCGGCTCGTTTGCCCTGGCCAAGTTCCTGCTGCGCGGTGAGGTGATCGAATGA
- a CDS encoding DMT family transporter, translating to MNQPSSKPTAAVTFRLSKAELVLVFITMLWGGTFLLVHNVMAVSGPMFFVGLRFAAAALFVGVVSARALPGLTFTELKAGVLIGVSIMLGYGLQTMGLQTISSSQSAFITALYVPFVPLLQWLVLGRRPGLMPSIGIGLAFIGLMLLAGPEGGRLHFSEGELVTLVSAVAIAGEIILISRYAGQVDVRRVTVVQLATASLLAFLMIVPTQERIADFSWLLLASAVGLGAMSAVIQVAMNWAQKSVSPTRATLIYAGEPVWAGIVGRIAGERLPGVALLGGLLIVIAVVVSELKVRRAGETEPALEAQSER from the coding sequence ATGAACCAGCCCAGCAGCAAGCCGACCGCCGCCGTTACCTTTCGCCTGAGCAAGGCCGAACTGGTGCTGGTCTTCATCACCATGTTGTGGGGCGGCACCTTTTTGCTGGTGCATAACGTGATGGCCGTCAGCGGGCCGATGTTCTTCGTCGGCCTGCGCTTCGCAGCAGCCGCGCTGTTCGTGGGCGTGGTATCGGCGCGGGCACTGCCTGGGCTGACGTTCACCGAACTCAAGGCCGGCGTGCTGATCGGCGTGTCGATCATGCTTGGCTACGGCCTGCAGACCATGGGCCTGCAAACCATCAGCAGCAGCCAGTCGGCATTCATAACCGCGTTGTATGTGCCGTTCGTGCCGCTGCTGCAATGGCTGGTGCTGGGCCGCCGGCCCGGCCTGATGCCGAGCATCGGTATCGGCCTGGCGTTCATCGGCCTGATGCTGCTGGCCGGCCCGGAAGGCGGCCGCCTGCATTTCAGCGAGGGCGAGCTGGTGACCCTGGTCAGCGCAGTGGCGATCGCCGGCGAAATCATCCTGATCAGCCGCTATGCCGGCCAGGTCGATGTGCGCCGGGTCACCGTGGTGCAACTGGCGACCGCCTCGCTGCTGGCATTCCTGATGATCGTGCCGACCCAGGAGCGCATTGCTGATTTTTCCTGGCTGCTGCTGGCCAGTGCGGTGGGCCTGGGCGCGATGAGCGCGGTGATCCAGGTGGCGATGAACTGGGCCCAGAAATCGGTCTCGCCCACCCGCGCCACGCTGATCTATGCCGGCGAACCCGTGTGGGCCGGGATCGTCGGGCGTATCGCCGGCGAACGCTTGCCAGGCGTGGCACTGCTCGGTGGCCTGTTGATCGTGATCGCGGTGGTGGTCAGCGAACTCAAGGTGCGTCGTGCGGGCGAAACCGAGCCAGCGCTGGAAGCACAGAGTGAACGCTAG
- a CDS encoding antibiotic biosynthesis monooxygenase, with the protein MMATPHALWFTQMIEYEVPGVRQQALAQALVARSEELATRCEGLQGVSIQASDDGSRVLQYLQWQSRQAWAAAAAYFVEEPFLELLAEHQARGVRFAAYQTLRSLVRGADGGLHCQLSEAQAYQGA; encoded by the coding sequence ATGATGGCAACACCCCATGCCCTGTGGTTTACCCAGATGATCGAATATGAAGTACCCGGCGTCCGCCAGCAGGCATTGGCCCAGGCGCTGGTGGCGCGCAGTGAAGAGCTGGCCACACGCTGTGAGGGGTTGCAGGGGGTCAGCATCCAGGCCAGTGACGATGGCAGCCGAGTGTTGCAGTACCTGCAATGGCAGTCCCGCCAGGCGTGGGCGGCGGCCGCTGCCTATTTTGTCGAGGAGCCGTTTCTCGAACTGCTCGCCGAGCATCAGGCGCGTGGCGTCAGGTTTGCCGCCTACCAGACCCTGCGCAGCCTGGTCCGTGGCGCCGATGGCGGCCTGCACTGCCAGCTGAGTGAAGCTCAGGCATACCAGGGCGCATAG
- a CDS encoding Na+/H+ antiporter subunit G, which yields MTEPLQLPFWVELVTAVLLLAGSLFALVGAVGLVRLKDYFQRMHPPALASTIGAWCVALASIIYFSWLKQAPVLHAWLIPILLSVTVPVTTLLLARAALFRKRMANEPVPEEVSSGRDRGN from the coding sequence ATGACTGAACCCCTGCAACTGCCGTTCTGGGTAGAACTGGTGACCGCCGTGCTGCTGCTGGCCGGTAGCCTGTTTGCGCTGGTCGGTGCCGTGGGCCTGGTACGCCTGAAGGACTATTTCCAGCGCATGCACCCGCCGGCACTGGCCTCGACCATCGGCGCCTGGTGCGTGGCGCTGGCCTCGATCATCTACTTTTCCTGGCTCAAGCAAGCGCCGGTGCTGCACGCCTGGCTGATTCCGATCCTGCTGTCCGTTACCGTGCCGGTCACCACCCTACTGCTGGCCCGGGCAGCGCTGTTCCGCAAGCGCATGGCCAACGAGCCGGTGCCGGAAGAAGTCAGCAGCGGGCGCGATCGCGGCAACTGA
- a CDS encoding Na+/H+ antiporter subunit C, protein MEEVIAIAIGVLAASGVWLILRPRTYQVIMGLCLLSYGVNLFIFSMGSLFIGKEPIIKDGLPQDLLHYTDPLPQALVLTAIVISFAMTALFLVVLLASRGLTGTDHVDGRERDE, encoded by the coding sequence ATGGAAGAAGTGATTGCAATCGCCATCGGCGTCCTGGCCGCCTCGGGGGTATGGCTGATCCTGCGCCCGCGGACCTACCAGGTGATCATGGGGCTGTGCCTGCTGTCGTACGGGGTCAACCTGTTCATCTTCAGCATGGGCAGCCTGTTCATCGGCAAGGAACCGATCATCAAGGACGGCCTGCCGCAGGACCTGCTGCATTACACCGACCCGCTGCCGCAGGCGCTGGTGCTCACCGCCATCGTCATCAGTTTCGCCATGACCGCCCTGTTCCTGGTGGTGTTGCTGGCCTCGCGCGGCCTGACCGGTACCGACCACGTCGATGGCCGGGAGCGTGACGAATGA
- a CDS encoding TraR/DksA family transcriptional regulator has translation MTKEQLLAMSADDYMNADQLAFFAGLLQAMKVETHERIELSRATIEGLDTPSDPADVASVEEERSWLVNAIDRDQRLLPQLEMALDRIADESFGWCDDSGEPIGLKRLLISPTTKYCIEAQERHEQLDRHQRQV, from the coding sequence ATGACCAAGGAACAGTTGCTGGCCATGTCGGCCGATGACTACATGAACGCTGACCAGCTGGCTTTCTTCGCTGGCCTGCTGCAGGCGATGAAAGTCGAAACCCATGAACGCATCGAGCTGAGCCGTGCCACCATCGAAGGCCTGGACACCCCGTCGGACCCTGCCGACGTGGCTTCGGTCGAAGAGGAGCGTAGCTGGCTGGTAAATGCCATCGACCGCGACCAGCGCCTGCTGCCCCAGCTGGAAATGGCCCTGGACCGTATTGCCGACGAAAGCTTCGGCTGGTGCGACGACAGCGGTGAGCCGATCGGCCTGAAGCGCCTGCTGATCAGCCCGACCACCAAGTACTGCATCGAAGCCCAGGAGCGCCACGAGCAGCTCGATCGCCACCAGCGCCAGGTGTAA
- a CDS encoding monovalent cation/H+ antiporter subunit A yields MSLIVLLLLPFVGSCLAAVLPHNARNAESILAGLVALVGTVQVALLYPQVAHGGVIREEFLWLPSLGLNLVLRMDGFAWLFALLVLGIGALVSLYARYYMSPQDPVPRFFAFFLAFMGAMLGLVISGNLIQLVFFWELTSLFSFLLIGYWHHRADARRGAYMALMVTGAGGLCLLAGALLLGHVVGSYDLDKVLAAGDVIRQHALYPVLLPLILIGALSKSAQFPFQFWLPHAMAAPTPVSAYLHSATMVKAGVFLLARLWPVLSGSEEWFWIVGGAGALTLLLGAFAAMFQNDLKGLLAYSTISHLGLITLLLGLNSPLAAVAAVFHILNHATFKASLFMAAGIIDHESGTRDIRRLSGLVRLVPYTATLAMVASASMAGVPLMNGFLSKEMFFAETVFISATAWVEATLPVIATLAGTFSVAYALRFTVDVFFGPSAEDLPHNPHEPPRWMRAPVELLVLTCLVVGIFPAQSVGPLLAAAALPVVGGTLPEYSLAIWHGWNAPLIMSLIAMSGGIVLYLVLRKQLRLGRFPYPPLIERFNGKRLFEHGQVQLMLLARRIERLLTSRRLQSQLFMLVLAAFFAGLIPMLYSGLSWGDRPKIPGSGVFVALWLIAIACAIGAAYQAKYHRLAALIMVSVCGLMTCITFVWFSAPDLALTQLVVEVVTTVLILLGLRWLPRRIEGVSPLPGSLDRARMRRLRDLLLAVLVGGGMAVLSYAMLTRPTPNDISSFYLSRALPQGGGTNVVNVMLVDFRGFDTLGEITVLVAVALTVFALLRRFRPPKESMQLPSQQRQLAPDVVTDLINPRHATDTALGFMMVPAVLVRLLLPIALLVSMYLFMRGHNQPGGGFVAGLVMSVAFILQYMVAGTQWVEAQMSLRPLRWMGTGLLCATLTGAGAMLLGYPFLTTHTAHLHLPVLGDVHVASALFFDVGVFTVVVGSTLLILTALAHQSVRAYRPGNPAKTSQAGAA; encoded by the coding sequence ATGTCATTGATAGTGCTATTGCTCCTGCCGTTCGTGGGCAGTTGCCTGGCAGCCGTGCTGCCGCACAACGCACGTAACGCGGAGTCCATTCTCGCCGGGCTCGTCGCCCTGGTCGGCACTGTCCAGGTAGCGCTGCTGTACCCTCAGGTTGCCCACGGCGGCGTGATCCGCGAAGAGTTCCTCTGGCTGCCCAGCCTGGGCTTGAACCTGGTACTGCGCATGGACGGCTTCGCCTGGCTGTTCGCCTTGCTGGTGCTGGGCATCGGTGCGCTGGTGTCGCTGTATGCCCGCTACTACATGTCGCCACAAGACCCGGTACCGCGCTTCTTCGCCTTTTTCCTCGCCTTCATGGGCGCCATGCTCGGCCTGGTGATCTCCGGCAACCTGATCCAGCTGGTGTTCTTCTGGGAACTCACCAGCCTGTTCTCCTTCCTGCTGATCGGCTACTGGCACCACCGTGCCGACGCCCGTCGCGGTGCCTACATGGCGCTGATGGTCACGGGTGCGGGCGGCCTGTGCCTGCTGGCAGGGGCACTGCTGCTCGGCCATGTGGTGGGCAGCTACGACCTGGACAAGGTCCTGGCTGCCGGCGACGTCATCCGCCAGCATGCACTGTACCCGGTGCTGCTGCCGCTAATCCTTATCGGTGCCCTGAGCAAGAGCGCCCAGTTTCCCTTCCAGTTCTGGCTGCCCCATGCCATGGCCGCACCGACCCCGGTGTCGGCCTATCTGCATTCGGCGACCATGGTCAAGGCCGGGGTGTTCCTGCTGGCCCGCCTGTGGCCGGTGCTGTCGGGCAGCGAAGAGTGGTTCTGGATCGTCGGCGGTGCAGGCGCCCTCACCCTGCTGCTTGGCGCCTTTGCCGCCATGTTCCAGAACGACCTCAAGGGCCTGCTGGCCTATTCGACCATCAGCCACCTGGGCCTGATCACCCTGCTGCTGGGGCTCAACAGCCCATTGGCCGCCGTTGCCGCCGTGTTCCACATCCTCAACCATGCCACCTTCAAGGCCTCGCTGTTCATGGCCGCCGGCATCATCGACCATGAAAGCGGCACCCGTGACATTCGCCGCCTGAGCGGCCTGGTGCGGCTGGTGCCGTACACCGCCACTCTGGCCATGGTGGCCAGCGCCTCGATGGCCGGCGTGCCGTTGATGAACGGCTTCCTGTCCAAGGAAATGTTCTTTGCCGAAACGGTGTTCATCAGTGCCACCGCCTGGGTCGAGGCCACGTTGCCGGTGATCGCCACCCTGGCTGGCACCTTCAGCGTGGCCTATGCCCTGCGCTTCACCGTCGACGTCTTTTTCGGCCCCAGCGCCGAAGACCTGCCGCACAACCCACATGAACCGCCACGCTGGATGCGTGCGCCAGTCGAGTTGCTGGTGTTGACCTGCCTGGTAGTGGGCATCTTCCCCGCCCAGTCAGTCGGCCCGCTGCTGGCAGCTGCCGCCCTGCCGGTCGTGGGCGGTACCCTGCCGGAGTACAGCCTGGCCATCTGGCACGGCTGGAACGCGCCGCTGATCATGAGCCTGATAGCCATGAGCGGCGGCATCGTGCTGTACCTGGTGCTGCGCAAACAGCTGCGCCTGGGCCGCTTCCCCTACCCGCCGCTGATCGAGCGCTTCAACGGCAAGCGCCTGTTCGAGCACGGCCAGGTGCAACTGATGCTGCTGGCGCGGCGCATCGAGCGCCTGCTTACCAGCCGCCGCCTGCAATCGCAGCTGTTCATGCTGGTACTCGCCGCCTTCTTCGCCGGCCTCATCCCCATGCTGTACAGCGGCCTGAGCTGGGGCGACCGGCCGAAGATTCCCGGCTCGGGCGTGTTCGTCGCGCTGTGGCTGATTGCGATTGCCTGCGCTATCGGCGCCGCCTACCAGGCCAAGTACCACCGCCTGGCGGCCTTGATCATGGTCAGCGTCTGCGGCCTGATGACCTGCATCACCTTCGTCTGGTTCTCGGCGCCCGACCTGGCCCTGACCCAGCTGGTGGTGGAAGTGGTCACCACCGTGCTGATCCTGCTCGGCCTGCGCTGGCTGCCACGGCGGATCGAAGGTGTGTCGCCACTGCCGGGCAGCCTGGACCGTGCACGCATGCGCCGCTTGCGCGACCTGTTGCTGGCAGTGCTGGTAGGTGGCGGCATGGCGGTGCTGTCCTACGCCATGCTGACCCGCCCGACACCCAACGACATTTCCTCGTTCTACCTGAGCCGCGCGCTGCCCCAGGGTGGTGGCACCAACGTGGTCAATGTCATGCTGGTCGACTTCCGTGGCTTCGACACCCTTGGTGAAATCACCGTGCTGGTGGCCGTTGCGCTGACCGTGTTCGCGTTGCTGCGGCGCTTCCGCCCACCGAAGGAAAGCATGCAACTGCCGTCGCAGCAGCGCCAGCTGGCACCCGATGTGGTCACCGACCTGATCAACCCGCGGCATGCCACCGACACCGCCCTGGGCTTCATGATGGTGCCTGCCGTGCTGGTGCGCCTGCTGCTGCCGATCGCCCTGCTGGTATCGATGTACCTGTTCATGCGTGGCCATAACCAGCCAGGGGGAGGCTTCGTCGCTGGCCTGGTGATGTCGGTGGCGTTCATCCTGCAATACATGGTGGCCGGCACCCAGTGGGTCGAAGCACAGATGAGCCTGCGCCCGCTGCGCTGGATGGGCACCGGGCTGCTGTGCGCAACCCTGACCGGGGCAGGCGCCATGCTGTTGGGCTACCCGTTCCTCACCACCCATACCGCCCACCTGCACCTGCCGGTGCTTGGCGATGTGCACGTGGCCAGTGCGCTGTTCTTCGATGTCGGCGTGTTCACCGTGGTGGTCGGCTCGACCCTGCTGATCCTCACGGCCCTGGCGCACCAGTCGGTGCGCGCCTACCGCCCGGGCAACCCGGCGAAAACCAGCCAAGCGGGAGCCGCCTGA